A DNA window from Stutzerimonas stutzeri contains the following coding sequences:
- a CDS encoding LysR family transcriptional regulator, translating into MDRYTTLHSFVLVAENGSFAAAALKEGVTPVVMGRRLDALERHLGVKLMHRSTRGLALTDLGEQYLERARGLLKDFEEADASISHHGTSVRGHLVVSAPAAFGRRHIGPHAPAFQARYPDLQLSFNFTDSVVDLVRHGYDMGIRIGEVTDPNYVAVRLFPNRRVVCGSPEYFTRHGTPTALEELTQHNCLAFNLQGGQQRGWTFLRDGRQVAIRVAGNLDCNDGELLFDWVKQGLGIGWRSTWEIQAELKRGELVTVLDEYALPAYDIQAVYPQQRYLPAKVRFFIDYLKDIYNAPGYWEVR; encoded by the coding sequence TACACAACCTTGCACAGCTTCGTGCTAGTGGCCGAGAACGGCAGCTTTGCCGCTGCCGCGCTGAAAGAGGGCGTGACGCCTGTGGTGATGGGCCGTCGACTCGATGCGCTGGAGCGGCACCTGGGCGTCAAGCTGATGCACCGCTCCACGCGTGGATTGGCGCTGACCGATCTGGGCGAGCAGTACCTGGAGCGCGCCCGCGGGCTGCTGAAGGACTTCGAGGAAGCCGATGCCAGCATCAGCCATCACGGCACCTCGGTGCGTGGACATCTGGTGGTCTCGGCGCCAGCGGCGTTCGGTAGGCGGCATATCGGCCCGCACGCGCCGGCATTCCAGGCGCGCTACCCGGACCTGCAGCTGTCGTTCAACTTTACCGACAGCGTCGTCGATCTGGTGCGGCATGGGTATGACATGGGCATCCGCATCGGCGAGGTGACCGACCCCAACTACGTGGCGGTACGGCTGTTTCCCAATCGGCGGGTGGTCTGCGGATCGCCGGAGTACTTCACTCGGCATGGCACGCCGACGGCATTGGAAGAGCTGACGCAGCACAACTGCCTCGCCTTCAACCTGCAGGGCGGCCAGCAACGTGGCTGGACCTTCCTGCGCGACGGCCGCCAGGTGGCGATCCGCGTGGCTGGCAACCTGGATTGCAACGACGGCGAGCTGCTGTTCGACTGGGTCAAGCAGGGCCTGGGTATCGGCTGGCGCTCGACCTGGGAGATCCAGGCCGAACTCAAGCGCGGCGAGCTGGTGACGGTACTCGACGAGTACGCGCTGCCGGCCTACGACATCCAGGCGGTATACCCGCAGCAGCGCTACCTGCCGGCCAAGGTGCGTTTCTTCATCGACTACCTGAAGGACATCTACAACGCACCGGGCTATTGGGAAGTGCGCTGA
- the uraH gene encoding hydroxyisourate hydrolase translates to MKALRSIAAGLMLSGLSGLTLAAGNPLSVHVLNLQDGLPSPDVRVTLEQRQGDTWQSLNSGETNAQGRITALYPEGKALEKGTYRVTFMTGDWFATQKASTFFPEVPVIFEADGSVEHYHIPLLLSPYGFSTYRGN, encoded by the coding sequence ATGAAAGCACTACGTTCCATCGCCGCCGGCTTGATGCTCAGCGGCCTGTCCGGCCTGACCCTCGCCGCCGGCAACCCGCTCAGCGTGCATGTGCTGAATCTGCAAGACGGCCTGCCTTCGCCGGACGTCCGCGTCACGCTGGAACAGCGTCAGGGCGACACCTGGCAGTCGCTCAACAGCGGCGAGACTAACGCCCAGGGCCGCATCACTGCGCTGTATCCCGAAGGCAAGGCGCTGGAGAAAGGCACCTATCGCGTCACCTTCATGACTGGCGACTGGTTCGCCACGCAGAAGGCCAGCACCTTTTTCCCCGAAGTTCCGGTGATCTTCGAGGCCGACGGCAGCGTCGAGCACTATCACATCCCGCTGCTGCTGAGCCCCTACGGCTTCTCCACCTACCGCGGCAACTGA
- a CDS encoding GlcG/HbpS family heme-binding protein, translated as MRIAASLSLLALALSANAATPAPITQQNVSLALAEGLIQATLDQCHAENRTAVVAVVDRGGNLVALRRDDNVGPHNTLAAQRKAYTALSSKTPTRLFAERAAGTPDAANLNTLDELLLLGGGVPLKVGDEVIGAIGVAGAGGAKNDEACAMAAIEKLLPSSH; from the coding sequence ATGCGTATCGCAGCCTCACTGTCATTGCTGGCGCTGGCCCTCAGTGCCAACGCCGCCACACCGGCACCGATCACTCAGCAGAACGTCTCGCTGGCCCTGGCCGAAGGCCTGATCCAGGCCACGCTGGACCAGTGCCACGCGGAAAACCGCACGGCGGTGGTCGCGGTAGTCGATCGCGGCGGCAACCTGGTCGCCCTGCGCCGGGACGACAACGTCGGCCCGCACAACACCCTCGCCGCCCAGCGCAAGGCCTACACCGCACTGTCGAGCAAGACGCCGACCCGTCTGTTCGCCGAGCGCGCCGCCGGCACACCGGACGCCGCCAACCTCAACACGCTCGACGAACTGCTGCTGCTCGGCGGTGGCGTACCGCTGAAGGTCGGCGACGAGGTGATCGGCGCCATCGGCGTGGCCGGTGCCGGCGGTGCCAAGAACGACGAGGCCTGCGCCATGGCCGCCATCGAAAAACTGCTGCCCTCCTCCCACTGA